A DNA window from Caretta caretta isolate rCarCar2 chromosome 7, rCarCar1.hap1, whole genome shotgun sequence contains the following coding sequences:
- the CALHM1 gene encoding calcium homeostasis modulator protein 1, with the protein MDKFRMIFQFLQANQESFMNGICGIMALASAQMYSAFDFNCPCLPSYNLAYGLGILFVPPLVLFLLGFVMNNNVSVLAEEWKRPTGMRQKDPAVLRYMFCSMAQRAMIAPAVWISVTLLDGKCFMCAFSTSVPVEKLGNGSYTGLSEKEKSRILARIPCKEIYNGQELVAREVVVRYLRCISQALGWSFVLLVTMVAFLVRALRPCFTQAAFLKSKYWSHYIDIERKLFDETCTEHAKTFAKVCIQQFFEAMNKDMGLGHTHSPEVAPSEVGEEKEKLLGITDQGTMNKLLKSWHKCKPPLCLHQEVLQNGNSWVEENQHRNHISLPKREIVTYYSKV; encoded by the exons ATGGACAAGTTCCGAATGATCTTCCAGTTCCTCCAGGCCAATCAGGAATCTTTCATGAATGGCATCTGTGGGATCATGGCCCTGGCCAGCGCCCAGATGTACTCAGCCTTCGATTTCAACTGCCCCTGCCTGCCGAGTTACAACCTGGCATATGGCCTGGGCATCCTGTTCGTGCCCCCCCTGGTCTTGTTCCTCCTGGGCTTTGTGATGAATAACAACGTGTCTGTTCTGGCAGAGGAGTGGAAGAGGCCCACGGGCATGCGGCAGAAGGACCCGGCTGTCCTGCGCTACATGTTCTGCTCCATGGCCCAGCGGGCCATGATCGCACCCGCTGTCTGGATCTCCGTGACACTGCTGGACGGGAAGTGCTTCATGTGCGCGTTCAGCACCTCAGTGCCAGTGGAGAAGCTGGGGAACGGGAGCTACACGGGCCTGTCAGAGAAGGAGAAGAGTAGGATACTGGCCCGCATCCCCTGCAAAGAGATCTACAACGGGCAGGAGCTTGTGGCCAGGGAGGTGGTGGTGAGATACCTGCGCTGCATCTCACAG gctctgggctggtcCTTCGTGCTGCTGGTGACCATGGTGGCTTTCCTTGTCAGGGCTCTCCGGCCCTGCTTCACTCAAGCTGCCTTCCTGAAGAGCAAGTATTGGTCCCACTATATAGACATTGAGCGCAAGCTGTTCGACGAGACTTGCACGGAGCACGCCAAGACCTTCGCCAAGGTCTGCATCCAGCAGTTCTTTGAGGCCATGAACAAGGACATGGGCCTGGGGCACACCCACTCCCCTGAGGTGGCTCCCTCagaagtgggggaagagaaagagaagctACTGGGCATCACAGACCAGGGGACTATGAACAAGCTCCTGAAGAGCTGGCACAAATGCAAGCCGCCTCTGTGCCTCCATCAGGAGGTGTTACAGAACGGGAACAGCTGGGTAGAGGAAAATCAGCACCGCAATCACATCAGTCTGCCCAAGAGGGAGATTGTCACCTACTATAGTAAAGTGTGA